A portion of the Limosilactobacillus reuteri genome contains these proteins:
- a CDS encoding phage terminase small subunit P27 family, producing MAKKVYYQQNNGHLPATPPHYLGTLASACWRKIVPFLESTGRVERIDVGLVEQYCANYEIYRNAYQDIQDNGIQAKIFTSLQDSTGKIVGKDFAGFRKNPAVATMKDALNQLNSVGIQLGLSPKSRQELMSIASHKKEKSTAEQLKEAGIV from the coding sequence ATGGCTAAAAAGGTCTATTATCAGCAGAATAACGGGCATTTGCCGGCTACACCACCGCATTATTTAGGCACTTTAGCTAGTGCCTGTTGGCGTAAAATCGTGCCCTTTTTAGAATCAACTGGACGAGTTGAACGAATCGACGTTGGCTTAGTCGAACAATACTGTGCAAACTACGAAATTTATCGTAATGCATATCAGGACATTCAAGATAACGGGATCCAAGCGAAGATTTTTACTTCTTTGCAGGACTCAACCGGGAAAATTGTCGGTAAGGATTTTGCGGGCTTTAGAAAGAACCCGGCGGTGGCCACGATGAAAGATGCGTTGAATCAGCTCAACTCAGTCGGTATTCAATTAGGGCTGTCACCTAAGAGCCGACAAGAGCTGATGAGTATTGCTAGTCACAAGAAAGAAAAGTCAACGGCAGAACAGCTTAAGGAGGCCGGAATTGTATGA
- a CDS encoding HNH endonuclease signature motif containing protein yields MSRFRRCRQPGCHAMVQFPNHYCTQHYEHEAEYLANRQRWARSHDKQYQHKYNHVTRYRNDVKSEQYNFYRTTTWVRLRQQALDRDHYVCQYCGQPNSKTVDHIVPIEYDKQLKDHLDNLATICRKCHRLKTDWERSWYGTGKGNQLKNVPEILEVSKIKKLFPKTE; encoded by the coding sequence ATGTCTAGGTTTAGACGTTGTAGGCAACCTGGCTGTCATGCAATGGTACAGTTCCCTAATCACTATTGTACTCAGCATTATGAACATGAAGCAGAGTATCTAGCTAACAGGCAACGATGGGCACGATCACATGACAAACAGTATCAACATAAGTACAACCATGTCACTCGATATCGTAACGATGTTAAGAGTGAACAGTACAACTTCTATCGAACAACAACCTGGGTAAGACTAAGACAACAAGCACTTGATCGTGACCACTACGTCTGTCAGTACTGTGGTCAACCTAACAGCAAGACTGTCGATCACATTGTACCGATTGAGTATGACAAGCAACTCAAAGATCATCTTGATAACTTAGCAACCATCTGTCGTAAGTGTCACCGATTAAAGACTGACTGGGAACGCTCATGGTACGGAACTGGGAAAGGCAATCAACTAAAAAACGTTCCAGAAATTTTAGAAGTTTCAAAAATCAAAAAGCTTTTTCCAAAAACAGAGTGA